Proteins encoded in a region of the Triticum dicoccoides isolate Atlit2015 ecotype Zavitan chromosome 3A, WEW_v2.0, whole genome shotgun sequence genome:
- the LOC119266660 gene encoding CSC1-like protein ERD4 produces MDIPSFVTSILTSLTVFVVLVLVFTWLSRRPGNATVYYPSLLLRGLDPWEGRGRGTRSPVGWIRQAFTASEPDVVAAGGVDAAVYLVFLSSMFAILAFAGIVLLPVLLPIAGTDNALEDSTGRMPSNVTHFEILSLANIEDRSMRLWAFISAVYWVSFVTYFILWRSYKHVSNLRAAARSTSEVKPQEFAMLVRDVPIPPPNQTIKDSVDSYFRALHPDTFYKAMVVTDITKVDKIFQEIEGHKHKIAHAEAVYAESKTANRPEGTGPTHKTGFRGLIGKKVDTIEYCNEQIKELLPKLEDERKSALSEKQQLAAFVFFNSRAAAASASQTLHAQMFDEWTVTEAPEPREVIWANLPRKIYDRHTRQTVVYLIVFVTVAFYMIPITAISAVTTLEKLREKLPFLKVVVDQPFVKTVLQAYLPQIALIVFLAVLPTLLVFLSKSEGIPSQSHVVRAASGKYFYFIVFNVFIGYAIGSSLFSALEKVIKNPTGIFMTLATRLPGTATFFFMFVALRCFVGYGLELSRLVPLIIFHLKRKYICKTEDEVRAAWVPGNLRYNTRVPNDMLIVTIVLCYSVITPLILPFGVAYFALGWLIAKNQVLRVYVPSYESNGRMWPHMHTRIIAALMIYQATMIGIISLKKFYYSTILTPLLVISLIFARTCHARFYPAFAKTPLEVASQQLKETPNMSAIYTAYIPPCLKPEKLEDVQVFEDTQSRTTSRAPSF; encoded by the exons atggaCATCCCGTCGTTCGTGACGTCGATTCTGACGTCCTTGACCGTCTTCGTGGTGCTGGTCCTGGTGTTCACGTGGCTGTCGCGGCGGCCGGGGAACGCGACGGTGTACTACCCGAGCTTGCTGCTGCGGGGGCTCGACCCGTGGGAGGGGCGCGGGCGGGGCACGCGCAGCCCGGTGGGCTGGATCCGCCAGGCGTTCACGGCGTCCGAGCCTGACGTCGTCGCCGCCGGCGGAGTCGACGCCGCCGTCTACCTCGTCTTCCTCTCGTCCA TGTTTGCAATCCTTGCTTTTGCCGGGATTGTGTTGCTTCCAGTTCTGTTGCCAATTGCTGGAACTGATAATGCCCTGGAGGATTCTACTGGCAGAATGCCGTCCAACGTCACACATTTCGAAATATTGTCATTGGCCAATATTGAA GACCGAAGTATGAGGCTGTGGGCATTCATATCAGCAGTCTATTGGGTCTCCTTTGTCACCTATTTCATACTATGGAGATCCTACAAGCATGTTTCGAATCTGAGAGCAGCTGCAAGATCAACATCAGAGGTTAAACCACAGGAGTTTGCCATGTTGGTGAGAGATGTTCCCATTCCACCTCCTAATCAAACTATAAAGGACTCGGTGGACTCGTATTTCCGAGCACTTCATCCTGACACATTCTACAAAGCAATGGTTGTGACAGACATCACCAAG GTTGATAAAATTTTCCAAGAGATTGAAGGTCACAAACACAAAATTGCTCATGCTGAAGCTGTCTATGCAGAATCAAAAACAGCAAACAGACCTGAGGGCACGGGGCCTACTCATAAGACGGGATTCCGTGGCCTTATCGGTAAAAAGGTCGACACGATTGAGTATTGTAATGAACAGATAAAGGAATTGCTGCCCAAACTAGAGGATGAACGGAAGAGCGCCCTCAGTGAGAAACAGCAACTGGCTGCCTTCGTCTTCTTCAATAGTAGAGCTGCTGCGGCCTCAGCATCTCAGACTCTCCATGCCCAGATGTTTGATGAATGGACTGTTACAGAAGCTCCTGAACCACGTGAGGTAATATGGGccaatcttccaaggaaaatatatGACAGGCACACCAGACAGACGGTGGTCTATCTCATTGTCTTCGTTACCGTTGCCTTCTACATGATTCCCATCACTGCCATCTCTGCCGTTACAACGCTTGAAAAACTGAGGGAGAAGCTGCCCTTTCTGAAGGTGGTTGTGGACCAGCCGTTTGTTAAGACGGTCTTACAGGCTTACCTGCCGCAGATCGCGCTTATTGTTTTCCTCGCCGTGCTGCCAACTCTTCTTGTGTTCCTGTCAAAGTCCGAAGGGATTCCTTCACAGAGCCATGTGGTGAGGGCGGCATCGGGAAAATATTTCTACTTCatcgtcttcaatgtcttcatcggCTACGCAATTGGTTCCTCATTGTTCAGCGCTTTGGAAAAAGTTATCAAGAACCCTACTGGGATTTTTATGACGCTTGCCACCAGGCTTCCCGGAACTGcaactttcttcttcatgttcgttGCACTCAG ATGCTTTGTTGGTTATGGGCTTGAGCTCTCTCGTTTGGTCCCTCTCATCATTTTCCACCTGAAAAGGAAGTACATATGCAAGACAGAGGACGAGGTGAGAGCGGCATGGGTTCCAGGAAACCTGAGGTATAACACCAGGGTTCCCAACGACATGCTCATCGTGACAATTGTGCTGTGCTACTCCGTCATCACGCCTTTGATTTTGCCATTCGGTGTTGCTTACTTTGCTCTGGGTTGGCTTATAGCAAAAAACCAG GTTTTGAGAGTTTATGTTCCGAGTTATGAGAGCAACGGGCGAATGTGGCCACACATGCACACAAGGATCATTGCAGCCCTCATGATCTATCAGGCTACCATGATTGGTATCATCAGCCTGAAAAAATTCTACTATTCTACAATCCTCACACCACTCCTGGTGATAAGCTTAATCTTCGCCCGCACATGCCATGCACGCTTCTATCCTGCATTCGCCAAAACCCCTCTCGAGGTGGCAAGTCAGCAGCTGAAAGAGACGCCCAACATGAGCGCCATTTACACTGCGTACATCCCTCCTTGCCTCAAGCCCGAGAAGCTCGAAGATGTGCAAGTCTTTGAAGACACTCAGTCACGCACCACCTCCAGAGCTCCGTCCTTTTAA
- the LOC119270946 gene encoding BTB/POZ and MATH domain-containing protein 2-like, protein MGCVMSSSSTPTPSATAAAAVKPQTVSPRSGSHVLLLYINVYPTYQGLGNGKCVKSETFLAGGRRWYVEFYPDGQGPQDAGWISVFLFLVPAGAFEVVTTQVKISLLDAHGKPVPSYGRRGGWRCCTFSSNEGPWGYSRFITRADLERLGHVSWENGGFGVQFDIIVSKEISTEYVPGRNHDRMLVPPSDILHDLGQLLSSGEGADVMFEVGGEMFAAHRCVLGARSSVFRAQLLGPMKESTSMCVQIEDMEPKVFQALLHFTYTDSVPDVDDADALGMIQHLLVAADRYGLKRLKLTCEEKLCGYINTSTVATTVALAEQHACPALKEECFRFLESCNNSMLDLITRSSDFEHLARSCPSIMKELIPKLARKPPCVIKYSNM, encoded by the coding sequence ATGGGTTGTGTCATGTCCAGCTCCTCCACCCCAACTccctccgccaccgccgctgccgccgtcaAGCCTCAGACCGTCTCACCCAGGTCAGGCTCGCATGTTCTACTTCTATACATCAACGTGTACCCGACATACCAAGGGCTCGGCAACGGCAAGTGCGTCAAATCGGAGACCTTCCTCGCCGGAGGCCGCCGCTGGTACGTCGAGTTCTACCCCGACGGCCAGGGCCCGCAGGACGCCGGCTGGATAtccgtcttcctcttcctcgtcccgGCCGGCGCCTTCGAGGTCGTCACGACGCAGGTCAAGATCAGCCTACTCGACGCTCACGGGAAGCCGGTGCCGTCCTACGGCCGCAGAGGTGGGTGGAGGTGCTGCACCTTCTCCAGCAATGAAGGGCCGTGGGGTTACTCTCGGTTCATCACCAGGGCTGATCTGGAGAGATTAGGTCACGTGTCATGGGAGAACGGTGGTTTCGGTGTCCAATTCGACATCATTGTGTCCAAGGAGATTTCCACTGAGTACGTTCCTGGACGGAACCATGATCGCATGCTAGTGCCGCCGTCGGATATCCTCCATGATCTCGGTCAGCTCCTCTCCTCCGGTGAAGGGGCGGATGTCATGTTCGAGGTCGGCGGTGAGATGTTCGCCGCACACAGGTGTGTCCTTGGTGCTCGTTCCTCTGTCTTCAGGGCGCAGCTTCTGGGTCCAATGAAGGAGAGCACATCAATGTGCGTGCAGATAGAGGACATGGAGCCAAAAGTATTCCaggcattgcttcattttacctacACCGATTCGGTGCCCGATGTCGACGATGCCGATGCACTAGGGATGATCCAGCATTTGCTTGTTGCCGCGGACAGGTACGGCCTCAAGAGACTGAAGTTGACCTGCGAAGAGAAACTATGCGGTTACATCAACACTAGCACAGTTGCCACTACAGTGGCACTCGCCGAGCAACATGCTTGTCCTGCACTCAAGGAGGAATGCTTCAGATTCCTCGAGTCCTGTAACAATAGCATGCTGGATCTGATCACACGGAGTTCTGACTTTGAGCATCTAGCAAGAAGTTGCCCGTCTATTATGAAGGAGCTTATTCCCAAACTTGCTCGCAAACCTCCTTGTGTAATAAAATATAGCAACATGTAA